Proteins found in one Sorghum bicolor cultivar BTx623 chromosome 1, Sorghum_bicolor_NCBIv3, whole genome shotgun sequence genomic segment:
- the LOC8085733 gene encoding general transcription factor 3C polypeptide 6 has product MSEALEKDKEIGEEEEEYVLLELDNCLYSDISPGAPFVLSGLDTLMPTLVVGDSLKMIGEYEETIGTCYLFSESETEPKPTSDEMTPSEENTDKPASSSKEAPSKEVNHLASVQKILKFWPINAEHSQHRAYQHKDREV; this is encoded by the exons ATGTCAGAAGCACTTGAGAAAGATAAGGAAATTggtgaagaggaagaggagtaTGTATTGCTAGAGTTAGACAATTGTCTTTATTCAGACATATCACCAGGTGCTCCGTTCGTACTCTct GGTTTGGATACATTGATGCCTAccttggtagtaggtgacagTCTGAAGATG ATTGGAGAATATGAAGAAACTATTGGCACCTGCTATCTATTCTCTGAAAGTG AAACTGAACCAAAACCTACCAGTGATGAGATGACACCTTCTGAAGAAAATACAGACAAACCAGCTAGCAGCAGTAAGGAAGCACCCTCGAAGGAGGTGAACCATCTCGCCAGCGTTCAAAAGATCCTCAAATTTTGGCCAATCAATGCGGAGCATTCACAGCATCGAGCATATCAGCACAAGGACAGGGAAGTCTAG
- the LOC8085734 gene encoding uncharacterized protein LOC8085734 — protein sequence MAPVSLPPGFRFHPTDEELIIYYLKRKINGRQIELEIIPEVDLYKCEPWDLPEKSFLPSKDLEWYFFSPRDRKYPNGSRTNRATKSGYWKATGKDRKVNSHRRAVGMKKTLVYYRGRAPHGSRTDWVMHEYRLDERECETDTGLQDAYALCRVFKKTAPGPKIIEHYGAVHHPIEQPQWMASSVDRSPTLDLSSDVRGDDFESSSFSFPTEAPMDSMHGGFGMQMSAPHEDGKWMQFLSEDAFNATNPFFMNPASSSFSCLPSKVDVALECARLQHRLSLPPLEVEDFPQDVSLDTKTSVLRSNPNEVDILQEFLSVASASQELINGTSSSYAAEMWPGAGPSSTSTHYINELSSLVELGVKAKEEADNFYHMDCIGTSVGFASKPVHVDEPVRLVEIADMEEFKEEKRQVENLRGVRLHNNDLGEIVVEGDESNPTDCITQYPISDAADNSGEAGHLTDPTNAGGLDTTPIFSQSQPDDFAIGFSDDVNPNASFDLYEKVDVKHGLFVSTVGAPKTFFHHVEPSKKVSFHLNPVASDVSKAIEKFHFPISVTTKVSGSSISIFSKLKALIRDKFLVKKLPSLSYQRSLSSKETAAASELLQIVSSLLLTPMEVTGPTTMTTEQELVKKAKKVMKPGPGCDGSHAWLLPFSKRSKGISSMFFSGKWAFLTSALAIRTPGCNH from the exons AAAAATCCTTTCTTCCAAGCAAAGACCTTGAATGGTATTTCTTCAGCCCTCGGGACCGCAAGTACCCAAATGGATCAAGGACAAACCGTGCAACAAAATCTGGGTACTGGAAGGCAACTGGGAAGGACAGAAAGGTGAACTCGCACAGGCGTGCAGTTGGTATGAAGAAGACCTTGGTGTACTATCGGGGCCGAGCTCCACATGGTTCTCGCACTGATTGGGTCATGCATGAGTACCGCCTCGACGAGAGGGAATGCGAGACTGACACTGGCTTACAG GACGCGTATGCATTATGCCGAGTTTTTAAGAAGACAGCGCCTGGGCCAAAAATCATAGAGCATTATGGTGCAGTGCACCACCCCATCGAGCAACCTCAGTGGATGGCAAGCAGTGTTGACCGCTCCCCAACGCTGGACTTGTCCAGTGATGTTAGAGGTGATGATTTCGAGAGCAGCAGTTTCTCATTCCCGACTGAGGCGCCGATGGACTCCATGCATGGTGGGTTCGGGATGCAGATGAGTGCACCTCACGAGGATGGCAAATGGATGCAGTTCCTGAGCGAAGACGCCTTTAACGCCACCAATCCTTTCTTCATGAATCCAGCTTCTTCCAGCTTCTCATGTCTCCCATCCAAG GTGGATGTTGCACTGGAGTGTGCAAGGCTTCAGCACAGGCTCTCATTACCTCCCCTGGAGGTGGAGGACTTCCCACAGGACGTCAGCCTCGACACAAAGACGAGCGTGCTCCGCAGCAACCCCAACGAGGTTGACATCCTTCAAGAGTTCCTCTCCGTGGCTTCGGCCTCTCAGGAGCTAATCAACGGCACCAGCAGCAGCTACGCTGCAGAAATGTGGCCAGGCGCTGGCCCAAGCAGCACCAGCACCCACTACATCAATGAACTATCTTCCCTCGTTGAGCTTGGGGTGAAGGCAAAAGAGGAGGCAGACAATTTCTACCATATGGACTGCATTGGCACATCTGTAGGATTCGCATCAAAGCCGGTCCATGTCGATGAACCGGTTAGGTTGGTTGAGATTGCTGACATGGAGGAGTTCAAGGAAGAGAAGAGGCAAGTAGAGAACCTTAGAGGAGTGAGGCTTCACAACAATGACCTAGGAGAG ATTGTTGTAGAAGGAGATGAAAGCAATCCAACGGACTGCATCACACAATACCCCATATCAGACGCTGCTGACAATTCAG GAGAAGCCGGTCACCTGACCGATCCCACTAACGCCGGCGGCCTAGACACTACACCCATCTTCTCGCAATCTCAACCTGACGACTTTGCTATTGGGTTCAGTGACGACGTCAACCCTAATGCATCTTTCGACCTGTATGAGAAGGTTGACGTCAAACATGGGCTCTTCGTCTCAACAGTCGGTGCACCGAAGACATTCTTCCACCACGTTGAGCCATCGAAGAAGGTCAGCTTCCACCTGAATCCCGTAGCAAGCGACGTCAGCAAGGCGATCGAGAAGTTCCATTTCCCCATTAGTGTGACAACCAAAGTTAGTGGCAGCAGCATTTCCATTTTTAGCAAGTTGAAGGCGCTCATCAGGGACAAATTCCTGGTGAAGAAGCTGCCTTCATTATCATACCAAAGATCCTTAAGCAGCAAAGAAACAGCGGCAGCGAGTGAGCTGCTGCAGATAGTGTCGTCGCTCCTCTTAACACCAATGGAAGTCACAGGCCCCACGACGATGACTACCGAGCAAGAGTTGGTCAAGAAGGCGAAGAAGGTGATGAAGCCGGGGCCCGGTTGTGATGGAAGCCATGCATGGCTTCTTCCATTCTCCAAGAGGAGCAAAGGCATTTCCAGCATGTTTTTTAGTGGGAAATGGGCGTTTCTGACATCCGCATTGGCCATCCGCACTCCAGGGTGCAATCACTGA